A stretch of DNA from Ictalurus punctatus breed USDA103 unplaced genomic scaffold, Coco_2.0 tig00163742, whole genome shotgun sequence:
gaggagTACCTGCCCCCCTCGTTTCTGAGGAGCGGGAGGAACTAGCGTAGCCTCGGCTAAAAGGCTAACATCACCCTGCAGagtcagtcacacacacacacacacacacacacacacacacacacacacatcaggctgacagagaaagaggaaaaggagtgacagacagaaagaaagaagcaaaggaaaggaagaaagcaAAAAGATAACGGAAGAACAAAGAAAGgacaaaacagaaagaaatggaaccaggagaaagaaaaagaacggAGGGATAAAGAAAGACAAGAAATAATGAACAACAgttaagaaacaaacaatgaacaaaaaaataaaaatatatagcaagtgaaagagagagagagagagagagagacggagagagagagagagagagagagagagagagggagagggagagagagagagagagagagagagagagggagagagagagagagagagagggagagagagagagggagagagagagagagagagagagagagagggagggagagagagagagggagagagggagggagagagagagagagagagggagagagagagagagagagagggagggagaggagtAATAGAGCAAGTCATCCAGAAATAACAATAATGCCAGAAGTGTAGATctaccacagtgtgtgtgtgtgtgtgtgtgtgtgtgtgtgtgtgtgtgtgtgtgtatgtgtgtgtgtgtgtgtgtgtatgtgtgtgtgtgtgtgtgtgtgtgtgtgtgtatgtgtatgtgtgtgtgtgtgtgtgtgtgtgtgtgtgtgtacctgaggaGTGTATGGTCCAGGGGTGAGTGGATCCAGACTCTCGAGGTCAGCAGCATCCAGAGCAGCTTCTTTAGCTGTACAGATATCCTTCTCCAACTGAGTCAGGTGCTCatcatactgcacacacacacacacgcacacacacgcacgcacacgcacgcacacgcacgcacacgcacgcacacgcacgcacacgcacgcacacgcacgcacgcacacgcacgcacacgcacgcacacgcacgcacacgcacacatacacacaatgagGTGAGTCTAAAATATATCCTGAATGAATCTGTAACAGAACGATCAGCACTGAAACAGAGATTTTATTGTAGCCTCTTTATGAgtttcacttcctgtgtgtgaGGATCCTCCCACATTCAACTCATCACCGGCTCATTACTTATTCATCTACATCCACACGCCAACACTGACCACTCTCCATCACcgttactcacacacacacactcacactcacacacactcactcacactcactcacacacacactcacacacacactcacacactcacacactcacacactcacacactcacacacacactcacacacactcacacacactcacacacactcacacacactcacacacactcacacacacacacacactcacacacactcacacacacacacacacactcacacactcacacacactcacacacactcacacactcacacacactcacacacacacactcacacactcacacacacactcacacactcacacacacactcacactcacacacactcacacacactcacacacactcacacacactcacacacactcacacactcacacactcacacacacacacacactcacacacacactcacacactcacacacacacacacacactcacacactcacacacactcacacacactcacacactcacacacactcacacactcacacacacactcacacactcacacacacactcacactcacacacactcacacacactcacacacactcacacacactcacacacactcacacactcacacactcacacacacacacacacacacactcacacacactcacacacactcacacacactcacacacactcacacacactcacacacacactcacacacacactcacacacactcacacacactcacacacactcacacacactcactcacacacactcacacacacacactcacacacacacacacacacactcacacacactcacacacactcacacacactcacacacactcacactcacacacacactcacacacacacacacacacacacacacactcactcacacacactcacacacactcacacacactcacacacacacactcactcacacactcacacacacactcacacactcacacacacactcacactcacacacactcacacacactcacacacactcacacacactcacacacactcacacactcacacactcacacacacacacacacactcacacactcacacacactcacacacactcacacacactcacacacactcacacacacactcacacacacactcacacacactcacacacactcacacacactcacacacactcactcacacacactcacacacactcactcacacacactcacacacactcacacacactcacacacactcacacacacacactcacacacacacactcacacacacacactcacacacactcacacacacactcacacacactcacacacactcacacacactcacacacactcacacacactcacacacactcacacacacactcacacactcacacacactcacacacactcacacacactcacacacactcacacacactcacacacacactcacacacacactcacacacacactcacactcacacacacactcacacacacactcacacacacactcacacacacactcacacacacacacactcacacacacactcacttaccTCTGCTAAAGTCTGCTTGCACACGTTGACGATCTCCAGAGCTGTCTTAGTGTAAGAGCTGTCAGGAcctgcagtcacacacacatacacacacacacacacacacacacacacacacacacacacacacactatcaaatCAGTGTTGAATGTATCAGTCAGAGGCACAGACAGCAGTGAGAACATCACTGACTGCGTTCCAGTGTGTTCCAGACCTCACCGTTATACTTGACACTGTTGGTGTGGATTAGATTAACATCTGACAGGAAAATCTCCCGATTCTGATACTTGTGTTTGGAGATGTTCtaaaaccacacaaacacacacacacacacacacacacacacacacattagaagaaaaatacattctcaaaaacacaacaaaaccacacacacacacacacacacacacacacacacacacacacaaacacagttacCTTGCGGAGGTTCTCCAGGTCCATGGGGTTCATGATGACTTTATAATAATCAGGAACAAACTTCTTATTCACAGGATGATGAAACGGCCATGActacagagagagggagagagagagagagagagagagaggagagagagagcgagattggagagagagagagagggaaagagagagagggggggaagagagagagggggggaagagagaaagaggagagagggagggaaagagagagaaggtgaaGGACAGTGTGATAATTCCATGTTACAGCATTTGTCCACACGGGGGCGCTGTTTCACAGCCTCATCACTAAATCTTAAGGAGCCCCTGTTACGCTGCATACGAACATGTCTGATTTGGTTTTAAAGGTCTCACACAGTAGGATTCTATGCATCCAAGATCAAGTAAatctggaattactgacgattcgtttcagctgttcagaatcgcttccttcttctGTTCAGCTCtagaacacactacatgaaatggaacatgtgaaaaagtaataaTAGGGGCGCTTTAACTATCTTTTATCTGCTATCTGCTGTCATGGTTGCTATGGTGACAGCATCCTCTGGGAGGAGTTATGACACTTTGTTCTTGTCacttttgtaataaaaaagCAATTAGAGCAGGATCAAAGTGAAATccttgtttctgattggctggcagaGGGGTGTGTTATTCTCATACAGAGACACGGCGAGAGtcaaacctgcacccacacctcCGAACTCACACATCATACACAGCCGAGCTGCTGCCAGTCATATCGGTGAGGGGGCGGGACAGGAAGTGGTCACTCACCTCAGGCACGGCCATCATCTTCTGAGTGACGATGTTGTCGAGGATGAAGGAGAAGGCgacctgatcatcatcatccaacAGCGGGTTAATCGCCTTCTCCAGGCGTACCAGACGCTCCtccttctacacacacacacgattaacACAGCAGAcaggataaataaatagaaactaGCGGTGtgtaacactcacacacagcagaatgtttcgttttgtttttttacctctTTCAGTTTCTCATCACAGAGGTCCAGCATGGACTGAGCCACCTGCGTCAGAGGATGTTTCGctcctgatacacacacacacacacacacacacacacacacacacacacacacacacacacacacacacaaaagggaTAGTTACTGTCCAGTCATATGATGCACATCCTGATTTTGCTCAGTGACAATAACAGGCGTCAACAGATTGACAGGGGCGGGGCTTAAGTGGTGTGACATCATCGCTAGCCTTTCCTTTTTACTTCTTGAGCCCAATTCAGAATCTGCAGCAATGATGTCCACTAAATCTTACAGGAAAGTTTCATATAATTTCaaggccagtgtgtgtgtgcgcatgtgcgtgtgtgtgtgtgtgtgtaccgttgTACGTGGCACTGTTTTTGACGATGAGCTCCACGCTCTCTCTGAACTCCTCTCGGGATGGGTACAGACGCTTCCTCACGTTCTCACGCAGTGTCTGCAGGTCCATCGGCCGAGTGATGATCTTATAATAATCCTTCACCAGCTTACTGTTCACCGGTGTGTGGAACGGGTACGTctgcgcacgcgcacacacacacacacacacacacacacacacacacacacacacacaggttgtgtcccaaaccacatggTGCCCCAAAAATAACCAGAACCCTGTAGTGCACACACTTAATAACCcggttaccatgacaaccattCATTGCCTATTGATTatggacaagtgtgtgtgtgtgtgtacattggGGTGGTCTCTCATGTCGTTGATGATGCTCTCCAGGATGGAGgacagagtgaccatcgggtccGTCCTCCTGCGGTGGATCGACTTGTGAGGACGctacagagacagaaaagacaCGTTACTATTAAAGCAGCTGGCCAGATGTGAGCgtatcactctcacactcaccttCCTCACCCTCACTCTTCACCCTCACACCCTCTTCACCCTCACCCTCCTCACTCTCATACCCTCCTCACCCTCACTCTTCACCCTCACACCCTCCTCACCCTCCTCACTCTCATACCCTCCTCACTCTCACCCTCCTCACCCTCACTCACCCTCCTCACCctcctcaccctcaccctcctcactctcaccctcctcaccctcactcttcaccctcacaccctcctcaccctcaccctccTCACTCTCACCCTCCTCACCCTCCTCACCCTCACTCACCCTCACTCACCCTCACTCACCCTCCTCActctcaccctcaccctcactcACCCTCCTCACCCTCACTCACCCTcctcaccctcacacaccctcacccTCCCCCACTCACGTTGAGGTAGTCACAGTGGACTGTGCTGCCGACGCGTCGCTTCTTTTTGGGAGGAAGCTGCTGTTTAGGGAACTTCAACACCAGAGACTTCCTCCTCACCTCATCCgcactaaaacacacattacacGCTTATTACACACATACTGTTAACGTTACACtggtacacgtgtgtgtgtgcgtgcgtgtgtgttacctCTCGATGAGCTGTTTGCCCAGGACAATCTTAGTTCCCTCCACTTTAATTAGCTCTTCGTTATCGTTGTGAATGACCGTCTTCTcaagctcctcctcctgttcctcGGTCATGGCAACAGGATTACTGGGCGGGGCATTCGTCTGATAGTACAACGGGCAAAACTTATTGGTCCTCATGTGACCAATCGCACCGCACGCACCACATTTCagctggagagagggagagggaagagagggagagagagattaatgcCATGTTGTGTGGAAGGTTGTTGAGTGGGTGTGGTTAAGCAGATTTGTTGTTTACTagaaaaattaaagaaaaatgatGCACTCTGTCCGATACCAAACTGTGCACGTGTGCGTATCCATATTATatgtgtacttgtgtgtgtgtgtgtgtgtgtgtgtatatatatatatatattatatatatgtgtgtgtgtgtgtgtgtatgtgtgcatgtatgtgtgtatatgagtgtgtgtgtgtgtgttaccttgaGGTCAGGTCTCTCCTTGGCCTTTTTGGGTCGTTTCTCAGGAGGTCCTCTGAACTTGTCCTTCTCCTGATTGCGTTTTAATCTGCGGAGCTGCTCCTGAATGCGTCTGCGCTCTTTACGCATCTCCTCCCTGTGCTGCTCATCAAACAGGGCAAACTTacgactacacacacacacacacacacacacacacacacacacacacgggttaCACAGTTTCCGTCTGATCTGCGTTATTCATCAACATCTGGACACACCTATGTCCGCCTGTCCGTCGCTCTGGCCGCCTGTCCATTGCTTCTTCTCTGGGTAACTATCCGTCTCTCTGCATGTCTATCTGTCTTTGTTTCCATCTGCCTACCTGTTTGTCTATTTGCACtattttctatctatctacctgtctt
This window harbors:
- the LOC128632696 gene encoding transcription initiation factor TFIID subunit 1 is translated as MSTEQARSGETPMSKFARGSRFSVAEHQERYKEECQRIFDLQNKVLESTEVLSTDTDSSSAEDSDFEEMGKNIENMLQNKKTSSQLSREREEEERKELQRMLMGDEGMERDKGRKDRRKGLSSAQSTGSHKDDDASSVTSLNSSATGRRLKIYRTFRDEDGKEYVRCETVRKPSVIDAYTRIRSTKDDDFIRKFALFDEQHREEMRKERRRIQEQLRRLKRNQEKDKFRGPPEKRPKKAKERPDLKLKCGACGAIGHMRTNKFCPLYYQTNAPPSNPVAMTEEQEEELEKTVIHNDNEELIKVEGTKIVLGKQLIESADEVRRKSLVLKFPKQQLPPKKKRRVGSTVHCDYLNRPHKSIHRRRTDPMVTLSSILESIINDMRDHPNTYPFHTPVNSKLVKDYYKIITRPMDLQTLRENVRKRLYPSREEFRESVELIVKNSATYNGAKHPLTQVAQSMLDLCDEKLKEKEERLVRLEKAINPLLDDDDQVAFSFILDNIVTQKMMAVPESWPFHHPVNKKFVPDYYKVIMNPMDLENLRKNISKHKYQNREIFLSDVNLIHTNSVKYNGPDSSYTKTALEIVNVCKQTLAEYDEHLTQLEKDICTAKEAALDAADLESLDPLTPGPYTPQGRGRGRMGEEESDVDIEGFEDDDDGKPKTPAPAEEGDLDDEDEDDEMLLPGRGHLEDEEDEDDEGSSRPVQSSVLYQDLLMSEGEDECSDEEGDNPFSSIHLSESGSDSDREAGHQDSTRMGMEHEESMMSFDGEGPDDDDTHMEDSNVSYGSYYDGESRHQGRGFSPEGEGHDQGEGPVDGVSDEEEEEEEDESEERRRGPSVLTRVQLSEDEEDSEDFQSIGGDSDMDSDN